One Rosa chinensis cultivar Old Blush chromosome 5, RchiOBHm-V2, whole genome shotgun sequence genomic region harbors:
- the LOC112201544 gene encoding palmitoyl-monogalactosyldiacylglycerol delta-7 desaturase, chloroplastic isoform X2 codes for MGLLGIWAAILNTPCAYFWGRKWNLFDLVMVAMFVSIHVLCLFAPFHFNWSAFFLMLALSYATGLGVTLSYHRNLAHRSFRLPKFLEYLFAYIAVLSAQGSPIDWVSTHHYHYQYTDTEKDAHSPLKGFWFSHMGWILDSNTRFGRYGGLKNVEDLKRQPFYRFLRHTYFLHSFILGGILYVLGGFPFIVWGMGVRMVVVFQSTLLVNSSGHTWGYQAWNTGDLSKNLWWLGNAQQPPRFRILGSTRP; via the exons ATGGGGCTTCTGGGAATCTGGGCGGCCATTCTCAATACGCCTTGTGCTTATTTCTGGGGGAGGAAATGGAATTTATTTGACCTAGTGATGGTAGCGATGTTTGTGTCGATCCATGTCCTTTGTTTATTTGCACCATTTCATTTCAACTGGTCTGCGTTTTTCCTCATGTTGGCTCTCAGTTATGCCACCGGCTTGGGAGTAACTCTGTCTTACCACAGAAACCTTGCGCACAGGAGTTTCAGGCTTCCCAAGTTTCTCGAGTACTTGTTTGCCTATATCGCTGTTCTTTCCGCTCAG GGAAGTCCAATTGACTGGGTGAGCACACATCATTACCACTACCAGTATACAGATACAGAGAAAGATGCTCATAGCCCTCTTAAGGGTTTTTGGTTTAGTCACATGGGATGGATTTTGGATAGCAATACGCGCTTCGGAAGA TATGGTGGACTGAAAAATGTTGAAGATTTGAAAAGGCAGCCATTCTATAGGTTTCTTCGTCATACGTACTTTTTACACTCGTTTATTCTTGGAGGAATTCTATATGTCCTTGGTGGGTTTCCCTTCATCGTTTGGGGAATG GGAGTGAGAATGGTAGTTGTTTTCCAAAGCACTTTGCTAGTCAATTCATCTGGCCATACGTGGGGGTATCAAGCATGGAATACCGGTGATCTATCTAAGAACCTTTG GTGGTTGGGAAATGCACAACAACCACCACGCTTTCGAATACTCGGCTCGACAAGGCCTTGA
- the LOC112201666 gene encoding mitochondrial fission 1 protein A, which yields MEANIGKFFESVGNFFTGSEQIPWCERDIIAGCEREVAEAQKGSNDEFFKECLMRLSWSLVHSRHPEDVLRGIAMLEASVSDANSSPLQLRETVYLLAVGHYRSGDYSKSRELVEQCLMIAPAWRQALTLKKMNEDRIKRDGAIGIGIAATAVGLIAGGIAAAVARKK from the exons ATGGAGGCGAATATTGGGAAATTCTTTGAGTCGGTTGGCAATTTCTTCACTGGTAGTGAACAGATCCCATGGTGCGAGCGCGACATCATCGCC GGATGCGAAAGAGAAGTTGCTGAGGCTCAGAAAGGTTCCAATGATGAGTTTTTCAAAGAATGTCTCATGCGACTGTCGTGGTCTCTTGTTCATTCAAGGCATCCAGAAGATGTGCTACGTGGAATAGCAATGCTTGAAG CTTCTGTAAGTGATGCTAATAGCAGCCCTCTGCAATTGAGAGAGACTGTATATCTTCTTGCTGTTGGGCATTACAGAAGTGGTGACTATTCTAAGAGTAGGGAACTTGTTGAACAGTGTTTAATG aTTGCACCTGCATGGAGACAGGCACTGACCCTTAAGAAAATGAATGAAGACCGGATCAAAAGAG ATGGTGCGATAGGGATAGGTATTGCTGCAACTGCTGTTGGACTCATTGCTGGTGGAATTGCTGCAGCCGTGGCTCGGAAAAAGTGA
- the LOC112201544 gene encoding palmitoyl-monogalactosyldiacylglycerol delta-7 desaturase, chloroplastic isoform X1 — MVSSTHASHAEAATGVRSSTVERELSLSESDMGLLGIWAAILNTPCAYFWGRKWNLFDLVMVAMFVSIHVLCLFAPFHFNWSAFFLMLALSYATGLGVTLSYHRNLAHRSFRLPKFLEYLFAYIAVLSAQGSPIDWVSTHHYHYQYTDTEKDAHSPLKGFWFSHMGWILDSNTRFGRYGGLKNVEDLKRQPFYRFLRHTYFLHSFILGGILYVLGGFPFIVWGMGVRMVVVFQSTLLVNSSGHTWGYQAWNTGDLSKNLWWLGNAQQPPRFRILGSTRP, encoded by the exons ATGGTCAGCTCCACACATGCTTCTCATGCAGAGGCAGCTACTGGTGTACGTAGTAGTACAGTTGAGCGAGAGTTAAGCTTATCAGAGTCAGATATGGGGCTTCTGGGAATCTGGGCGGCCATTCTCAATACGCCTTGTGCTTATTTCTGGGGGAGGAAATGGAATTTATTTGACCTAGTGATGGTAGCGATGTTTGTGTCGATCCATGTCCTTTGTTTATTTGCACCATTTCATTTCAACTGGTCTGCGTTTTTCCTCATGTTGGCTCTCAGTTATGCCACCGGCTTGGGAGTAACTCTGTCTTACCACAGAAACCTTGCGCACAGGAGTTTCAGGCTTCCCAAGTTTCTCGAGTACTTGTTTGCCTATATCGCTGTTCTTTCCGCTCAG GGAAGTCCAATTGACTGGGTGAGCACACATCATTACCACTACCAGTATACAGATACAGAGAAAGATGCTCATAGCCCTCTTAAGGGTTTTTGGTTTAGTCACATGGGATGGATTTTGGATAGCAATACGCGCTTCGGAAGA TATGGTGGACTGAAAAATGTTGAAGATTTGAAAAGGCAGCCATTCTATAGGTTTCTTCGTCATACGTACTTTTTACACTCGTTTATTCTTGGAGGAATTCTATATGTCCTTGGTGGGTTTCCCTTCATCGTTTGGGGAATG GGAGTGAGAATGGTAGTTGTTTTCCAAAGCACTTTGCTAGTCAATTCATCTGGCCATACGTGGGGGTATCAAGCATGGAATACCGGTGATCTATCTAAGAACCTTTG GTGGTTGGGAAATGCACAACAACCACCACGCTTTCGAATACTCGGCTCGACAAGGCCTTGA